The following proteins are co-located in the Pyrobaculum calidifontis JCM 11548 genome:
- a CDS encoding (Fe-S)-binding protein, with amino-acid sequence MIEWLSALRDLLVDNLERSHLPLPVDPGVCKKWREGLSFGGRERVLYTSCMYQMAPLIHKAVELLEKYGAHRGGLRTRVASLGARLLGGILLKPSEEEERRAAAILRSIYSLLKKHGVEFGVLEEEPYSGALLYELGFVDDFAEYAKKVYKRFKEEGVREVITVDPHTQHILEKVYPQFVEGFDISVRSYLDFLDSSKVKVKISGFTIHDSCLYARYLGRYDTVRKLLAAGRPVEDPFITGRETSGCCGGPAESIMPELTRKIAMDRAAKLSKLSRTAVVACPICFVNLSRTGAIEVRDMAEVLE; translated from the coding sequence ATGATTGAGTGGCTCTCTGCCCTCAGAGACCTCCTAGTGGACAACCTAGAGCGATCCCACCTCCCCCTCCCGGTGGACCCTGGGGTTTGCAAGAAGTGGAGGGAGGGGCTGTCCTTCGGCGGGAGGGAGAGGGTGTTGTACACCTCCTGCATGTACCAAATGGCGCCGCTTATTCACAAGGCCGTGGAGCTTTTGGAGAAGTACGGCGCCCACCGGGGCGGGCTGAGGACCCGCGTGGCGAGCCTGGGCGCCAGGTTACTCGGAGGCATCTTGCTGAAGCCCAGCGAGGAGGAGGAGCGGCGCGCCGCGGCCATACTCCGCTCCATTTACTCCCTCTTGAAGAAACACGGCGTGGAGTTCGGCGTGTTGGAGGAGGAGCCCTACTCAGGCGCCTTGTTGTACGAGCTGGGCTTTGTAGACGACTTCGCCGAATATGCCAAGAAGGTATACAAGCGGTTTAAGGAGGAGGGGGTGAGGGAGGTGATAACGGTGGACCCCCACACTCAGCACATTTTGGAGAAGGTCTACCCGCAGTTCGTGGAGGGGTTCGACATCTCTGTGAGAAGCTACCTCGACTTCTTAGACTCCTCCAAGGTCAAGGTGAAGATCAGCGGCTTTACAATACACGACTCGTGTCTCTACGCCCGGTACCTAGGCCGCTACGACACGGTAAGAAAGCTACTGGCCGCTGGGAGGCCTGTGGAAGACCCGTTTATAACTGGGAGAGAGACCTCGGGCTGTTGTGGAGGGCCCGCGGAGTCCATAATGCCAGAGCTCACGAGGAAAATCGCCATGGACAGGGCGGCCAAGCTCTCAAAGCTTTCTCGCACCGCCGTGGTGGCTTGCCCAATATGTTTCGTAAACCTCTCCCGCACTGGGGCAATTGAGGTGAGAGACATGGCCGAGGTGTTGGAATGA
- a CDS encoding Nramp family divalent metal transporter, with protein sequence MTETTKLGKLPIEVVDKIPTPEEVFNVKKIGVKERILLLYGSALIALGVSIGSGEFLLGPSLSIKLGLVLAWLVPIGAFLQTIYIYSYTKFTIATGETPVTMFFRIGIWAGWLGALGVLIGNIWGGWAYSAAAALAGGFLGRQPTPEDRMFVGIAGFSLLLLAFVILSLGRRVARTLEIFNWFDLGVVFTSFIILAIILVPPSIWGELGSGLVSFTIPQGIDPILLAGWWGYIGLLTGLNYVAVSWFKDKGHGMGSLTGYISALIGGKKIEVSTFGKIFRLTPENIKIFKRWCNLALEELFVIFFLGAIVGMLIPMTLAYAIARGLGLEILWGIPLWLALALGKLWGPAGYWWGVVVAVFVLFKTQLGIVDAIVRNVADAAWKSEGVRKFFRNDIRYLYYLLVAIILAWASVAFFATAPVTLILISSNMANAAALYGVPFLLYLNYKMPKELRLHWGLIVLNIIFMIICAIFLTFSVGRALGVL encoded by the coding sequence ATGACTGAAACAACTAAGTTAGGTAAGTTACCTATTGAAGTTGTTGATAAAATTCCGACGCCCGAAGAAGTTTTTAACGTAAAGAAAATTGGAGTAAAAGAGAGGATTTTGTTACTATATGGGTCGGCGCTTATAGCTCTTGGTGTTTCAATAGGAAGCGGTGAATTCTTACTGGGCCCCTCCCTGTCTATAAAATTAGGGCTTGTATTAGCGTGGCTTGTGCCTATTGGAGCTTTTCTACAAACAATATACATATATAGTTATACAAAATTCACTATAGCTACAGGTGAAACACCTGTGACAATGTTCTTCAGAATTGGTATATGGGCAGGCTGGTTGGGAGCACTTGGTGTCTTAATTGGGAATATCTGGGGTGGTTGGGCCTACTCTGCCGCAGCAGCATTGGCAGGAGGCTTTCTAGGCAGACAGCCAACCCCCGAAGATCGCATGTTTGTCGGAATCGCCGGCTTCTCTCTATTACTTCTCGCGTTTGTGATTCTCTCCCTAGGACGGAGAGTTGCAAGAACTCTTGAAATATTTAATTGGTTTGACCTAGGTGTAGTTTTTACTTCGTTTATAATTCTTGCAATAATTTTAGTTCCGCCCTCTATATGGGGTGAGCTAGGTAGCGGCCTAGTTTCATTTACCATACCTCAAGGAATTGACCCTATTCTCTTAGCGGGTTGGTGGGGGTACATCGGATTACTCACAGGGCTAAATTATGTGGCGGTCAGCTGGTTTAAAGACAAAGGCCATGGCATGGGATCGCTTACGGGCTACATATCGGCGCTGATTGGCGGTAAGAAAATAGAAGTTAGTACATTTGGAAAAATATTTAGACTCACACCCGAGAATATAAAGATATTTAAAAGATGGTGCAATCTAGCATTAGAAGAATTATTTGTGATATTCTTTTTGGGCGCCATTGTTGGCATGCTTATACCTATGACTCTGGCATATGCGATTGCCAGAGGTCTTGGATTAGAAATTCTTTGGGGAATTCCGTTGTGGCTAGCCTTAGCGCTAGGCAAGTTATGGGGACCCGCCGGGTATTGGTGGGGCGTGGTAGTGGCTGTGTTTGTTTTATTTAAGACGCAACTTGGAATAGTAGATGCTATAGTTAGAAATGTGGCAGACGCCGCTTGGAAGTCGGAAGGCGTTAGGAAGTTCTTTAGAAACGACATAAGATATCTCTACTACTTGTTAGTGGCTATCATCTTGGCTTGGGCTTCTGTGGCGTTTTTCGCAACGGCACCAGTAACACTGATTCTTATATCGTCTAACATGGCAAACGCCGCAGCTCTATACGGAGTACCGTTTTTACTGTATCTAAATTATAAGATGCCTAAGGAGCTAAGGTTACACTGGGGGCTAATAGTGCTAAATATCATATTCATGATTATATGTGCAATCTTTTTGACATTCTCAGTGGGAAGAGCGCTGGGAGTTCTATAA
- a CDS encoding LUD domain-containing protein → MSWQEAVERARAHIVPRTYEVLQRFEYVRELAKEVRKAREEVVKNLDYYIEEARRAVERIGGRFYLAATGEEAVETVAKIVGRGKVVVMSKNNVATETGLRQRLEAAGNEVWETDLGEFLIQLAGDEPSHILAPAVHMTKERAAEVLRQRLGIAVPPEAEAIAQRAREFLREKFLRADVGITGANAIAADTGAVVLVENEGNIRMTTVLPPVHIVYDGVEKVVPTLHHAFMSAMVQSAYAGLYPPTYVNLSAGPSSTADVEMRRVSPAQGPREFHVVLVDNGRRKAAKDPDLWEALLCIRCGRCHLHCPVYLTLGREFGRPPYTGPMGVMWTAVTRGIEEAGPHALKCVHAGNCREVCPMSIDIPKVIHAIRARYLRAR, encoded by the coding sequence ATGAGTTGGCAGGAGGCTGTAGAGAGGGCGAGGGCGCACATTGTGCCTAGGACGTACGAGGTGTTGCAGAGGTTTGAATACGTCAGAGAGTTGGCCAAGGAGGTGAGGAAGGCGCGGGAGGAGGTGGTCAAGAACTTGGACTACTACATTGAGGAGGCGAGGAGGGCCGTGGAGCGGATAGGCGGGCGCTTCTACCTAGCCGCCACGGGGGAGGAGGCCGTTGAGACTGTGGCAAAGATCGTGGGGAGGGGCAAGGTGGTGGTAATGAGCAAGAACAACGTGGCCACGGAGACTGGGCTTAGGCAGAGGCTTGAGGCGGCGGGCAACGAGGTGTGGGAGACGGACTTGGGCGAGTTCTTGATACAGCTGGCCGGGGATGAGCCGAGCCACATACTCGCCCCCGCAGTCCACATGACCAAGGAGAGGGCGGCCGAGGTGCTTAGGCAGAGGCTTGGAATCGCCGTTCCCCCAGAGGCGGAGGCCATTGCGCAGAGGGCGAGGGAGTTTTTGAGGGAGAAGTTCCTAAGGGCAGACGTGGGGATCACAGGTGCAAACGCCATAGCCGCAGACACGGGGGCGGTGGTGCTCGTGGAAAACGAGGGCAACATTAGGATGACCACAGTGTTGCCGCCGGTCCACATAGTCTACGACGGCGTGGAGAAGGTAGTCCCCACGCTACACCACGCCTTCATGTCCGCCATGGTGCAGTCCGCCTACGCTGGCCTCTACCCGCCCACCTACGTAAACCTCTCCGCGGGCCCGAGCTCCACGGCTGACGTGGAAATGCGCCGGGTGTCCCCCGCCCAGGGGCCGCGTGAATTCCACGTGGTGCTTGTAGACAACGGGAGGAGGAAGGCCGCCAAAGACCCAGACCTATGGGAGGCGCTCCTCTGCATAAGGTGCGGCCGCTGCCACCTCCACTGCCCAGTCTACCTGACGCTGGGCAGAGAGTTTGGGAGGCCCCCCTACACGGGGCCCATGGGCGTGATGTGGACAGCGGTTACGCGGGGCATAGAGGAGGCCGGCCCACACGCGCTTAAGTGCGTACACGCGGGGAACTGCAGAGAGGTGTGCCCAATGTCAATAGACATCCCCAAGGTGATACACGCAATAAGGGCCAGATATCTAAGGGCGCGTTAG
- a CDS encoding aldolase/citrate lyase/malate synthase family protein, with translation MIEINPKVLHLYRDLFGEKVVNGRRVVVEQLIEDLTREFRAEIDRVIRARREWLERREPVRVKAAFPKWDDKFVDADGNVRTFREIVQGLIDNFLGRDTPLRWGLNWNTPVPDDLHPLKNPGLEITGPWFPMSRAIHQINADVASMMEDEEDASPAWYVPWGSGREVAPVWEARRIVKRVLSGDVPDPYYEGGKVYRIQKPRERWPTLIHRVPGLHILDFDVRVDGRPVPAIITSIVIYTVNNYDALKRAGSGVYFYVPKVQTPEEALVVEKILRRVEDALGLRRGELKIAMLYEEARAGLYLPVIFWIWRERLVKSNNGRWDYLGSLIEMWKDEAVYPDPQNITMTHPIMMAYQKYNALMCLMAGLGRDGRLNAAPVGGMAAVMLYRPDDPYQRHRYNARALRAIWLDKLRERLIGLIFVTEEPVKKVKLREILEGKVRGRLYDLFRQSWVATPEEAYVRAGNEPLRARLEELEKLINRPVKYVEVDGVKIPAVDSGLTEQERQLFIRLGLIDEAGNITPWVIRPDMVDTPEKLLINPELWGGADLWTALYQPPKGDITAEHIQHAFYMAANYGFQLLNGNLAAAIDDYELGQRFMNDLATYRIFSTWLWTLLRHKAPITKDGAFKGPAKTALGVIPAEDRVKVAAGTPFTEELFDKLWELHMEWTWAFYDDLDRIASERILHKFVNAVKEAVRDAYAAGPFRRVKPGDAARRVLSAIRAEEVEKAVVENAPRFDRAFAPVIMEILRAKLKSPMYLQHGGRLIMALAPLPDEVRDAALKAVFMPREEVERLVASGRLGKEVLEIYDYVHDIR, from the coding sequence ATGATAGAAATAAACCCTAAGGTACTTCACTTATACCGAGATCTCTTCGGCGAGAAGGTTGTTAATGGGCGGAGAGTGGTCGTGGAACAACTTATTGAGGACTTGACCAGGGAGTTTCGGGCTGAGATAGATAGAGTCATCAGGGCGAGGCGGGAGTGGCTTGAGAGGAGGGAGCCCGTGAGAGTCAAGGCGGCGTTTCCCAAGTGGGACGACAAGTTTGTAGACGCGGATGGGAACGTCCGCACGTTTAGGGAAATTGTGCAGGGGCTTATCGACAACTTCCTCGGCAGAGACACGCCTCTGCGGTGGGGGCTGAACTGGAACACGCCCGTGCCAGACGACTTGCACCCGTTGAAGAACCCGGGGCTGGAGATCACTGGGCCTTGGTTCCCCATGTCCCGCGCCATTCACCAAATCAACGCAGACGTGGCATCCATGATGGAGGACGAGGAGGACGCCTCGCCTGCCTGGTACGTGCCCTGGGGCTCTGGGAGAGAAGTGGCGCCTGTCTGGGAAGCGCGGCGGATAGTGAAACGGGTCTTGTCGGGGGATGTGCCAGACCCCTACTACGAGGGGGGCAAGGTGTACCGTATACAAAAGCCCAGGGAGAGGTGGCCCACTCTCATACACAGGGTGCCGGGCCTCCACATCCTCGACTTCGACGTGAGAGTGGACGGGAGGCCCGTCCCGGCCATAATCACCTCCATCGTGATCTACACCGTCAACAACTACGACGCGCTGAAGAGGGCCGGCTCGGGGGTGTACTTCTATGTGCCCAAGGTGCAGACGCCCGAGGAGGCCCTCGTGGTGGAGAAGATCTTGCGGCGGGTGGAGGACGCGCTGGGGCTTAGGCGGGGCGAGTTGAAGATAGCCATGTTGTACGAGGAGGCCAGGGCGGGCTTGTACCTCCCCGTCATCTTCTGGATTTGGAGAGAGAGGCTTGTCAAGTCTAACAACGGGAGGTGGGACTACTTGGGCTCGTTGATTGAGATGTGGAAAGACGAGGCGGTTTACCCAGACCCGCAGAACATTACGATGACTCACCCCATAATGATGGCGTACCAGAAGTACAACGCGTTGATGTGCCTAATGGCTGGGCTTGGGAGAGATGGGAGACTGAACGCCGCGCCGGTTGGGGGCATGGCCGCGGTGATGCTCTACCGCCCCGACGACCCGTACCAGCGCCATAGGTACAACGCCAGGGCGCTGAGGGCCATATGGCTAGACAAGCTCAGGGAGAGGCTAATAGGACTAATCTTCGTGACTGAGGAGCCCGTGAAGAAGGTGAAGCTCAGGGAGATCCTGGAGGGGAAAGTTAGGGGGAGACTGTACGACTTGTTTAGGCAGAGCTGGGTGGCCACGCCGGAGGAGGCGTACGTGAGGGCGGGCAACGAGCCGCTTAGAGCGAGGCTGGAGGAGTTGGAGAAGTTGATCAACCGCCCCGTCAAATACGTGGAGGTGGACGGGGTTAAGATACCGGCGGTGGACAGCGGCCTCACGGAGCAAGAGAGGCAACTCTTCATAAGGCTAGGCCTAATAGACGAGGCGGGGAACATCACGCCGTGGGTCATAAGGCCGGACATGGTGGACACCCCGGAGAAGCTGCTCATAAACCCGGAGCTGTGGGGGGGCGCCGACCTCTGGACCGCGCTCTACCAGCCGCCGAAGGGCGACATCACGGCGGAGCACATACAACACGCCTTCTACATGGCCGCCAACTACGGCTTCCAACTCCTCAACGGCAATCTGGCCGCGGCCATCGACGACTACGAGCTGGGCCAGCGCTTCATGAACGACTTAGCCACCTACCGCATATTCTCCACCTGGCTCTGGACGCTACTGCGCCACAAGGCCCCCATTACGAAGGACGGGGCGTTTAAGGGGCCCGCCAAGACGGCGCTCGGGGTCATCCCAGCCGAAGACAGGGTCAAGGTGGCGGCCGGCACCCCCTTCACCGAGGAGCTCTTCGACAAGCTCTGGGAGTTGCACATGGAGTGGACTTGGGCGTTTTACGACGACTTGGACAGAATAGCGTCGGAGAGGATACTCCACAAGTTTGTAAACGCCGTGAAGGAGGCCGTACGCGACGCCTATGCGGCTGGCCCGTTTAGGCGCGTGAAGCCGGGCGACGCGGCGAGGCGGGTCCTCTCTGCCATAAGGGCTGAGGAGGTGGAGAAGGCCGTCGTCGAAAATGCGCCGCGCTTCGACAGGGCCTTCGCGCCCGTCATAATGGAGATACTACGCGCGAAGCTTAAGTCGCCCATGTACCTCCAACACGGCGGCAGACTCATCATGGCCCTAGCCCCCCTACCGGACGAGGTTAGAGACGCGGCGCTCAAGGCGGTCTTCATGCCCAGGGAAGAGGTGGAGAGGCTAGTGGCCTCTGGCAGACTCGGCAAAGAGGTGTTGGAGATATACGACTACGTCCACGACATAAGATGA